Proteins encoded together in one Aureibacillus halotolerans window:
- a CDS encoding lmo0937 family membrane protein, whose protein sequence is MWTLIVILLLLWLLGFIFKIAGGFIHILLIIAAIVIVYRLVIGRKR, encoded by the coding sequence ATGTGGACTCTGATTGTGATATTATTATTGCTTTGGCTCCTAGGCTTTATTTTCAAAATAGCTGGCGGGTTCATCCATATATTGCTCATTATTGCAGCAATTGTTATCGTCTATCGATTGGTCATTGGACGAAAACGTTAG
- a CDS encoding family 43 glycosylhydrolase: MSEERTAFFRDPVHDGAADPTIIFNEQEKQWWMVYTNRRADAPGAGVSWVHGTDLGAASSKDGVHWTYRGVLQGLAVEPGRNTFWAPEIIRHEGIYHMYVSYIQGVPDEWAGHLRQILHYTSANLWDWTYQSTLELSSEKVIDAAIATLPDGRFRMWYKDEVNHSHTYAADSTDLYSWKVVGPVITEFPHEGANVFVWKESYWLIVDSWAGQVMYKSEDGEAWEKQTTILTENGVLEDDQGPGLHADVLVHEGRAIIYYFTHPSWRRGLSQNTYETRRSSILAAELVLTHGKLTCPRQTNIRVLT, translated from the coding sequence ATGAGTGAAGAACGTACAGCGTTTTTTCGTGATCCTGTTCATGACGGTGCGGCAGATCCAACAATTATTTTCAACGAGCAAGAGAAACAATGGTGGATGGTATACACCAATCGTCGTGCAGATGCGCCGGGAGCGGGGGTTTCTTGGGTGCACGGAACGGATTTAGGAGCGGCATCATCAAAGGATGGCGTTCACTGGACGTATCGAGGCGTGCTTCAAGGGTTGGCTGTAGAGCCCGGTCGCAATACGTTCTGGGCACCGGAAATTATCCGCCACGAAGGCATTTATCATATGTATGTTAGCTACATACAAGGAGTTCCAGATGAATGGGCGGGGCACTTGCGTCAAATCCTCCATTACACGAGCGCCAATCTCTGGGACTGGACGTATCAATCAACACTTGAGCTTAGTTCTGAGAAAGTGATCGATGCGGCGATCGCTACACTTCCCGATGGACGTTTTCGTATGTGGTATAAAGATGAGGTCAATCATTCACATACGTATGCTGCGGACAGTACGGATCTGTACAGTTGGAAAGTTGTAGGTCCGGTCATTACGGAGTTCCCTCATGAAGGAGCGAATGTGTTTGTCTGGAAGGAGTCCTACTGGCTCATTGTCGACTCTTGGGCAGGTCAAGTGATGTACAAGTCTGAAGATGGGGAGGCATGGGAGAAACAGACGACCATCCTAACAGAAAATGGGGTGCTGGAGGATGATCAAGGACCGGGATTGCATGCAGACGTGCTCGTACACGAGGGTCGCGCTATCATTTATTATTTTACACATCCAAGCTGGAGGAGAGGTCTCTCGCAAAATACATATGAAACGAGAAGGTCCTCTATTTTAGCTGCAGAACTCGTGCTGACTCATGGGAAGCTAACATGCCCACGCCAAACAAATATTCGAGTATTAACATAA
- the corA gene encoding magnesium/cobalt transporter CorA — translation MIRSMGMTKKGVMLNDVDVQRLMMPDMKWYWVDMEAPDVDEASLMAGVFKFHSLAIEDCFNDLQRPKIDSYASHNFFVLHALNKKTLEAEEVDCFVGKNFLVTVHMNESPGINKLWTQVQGGSLKGDGAAILFYRVVDQLVDEYFPILYRMEDRLDHIEDNVNSKSYGSLIDEVFNIRSQLLHIRRTVLPMRDLLYRMLNLESLSHIQAHKAYFRDIHDHLLKLTELVESSREMTSDMRDSYQTINSNRMNQIMMTLTIVSTIFIPLTFIAGVYGMNFAYMPELQTSYGYFVALIVMALITIIMLWHFKRKGWFDIFK, via the coding sequence GTGATTAGATCAATGGGGATGACCAAAAAAGGGGTCATGTTAAATGATGTAGACGTGCAACGTTTAATGATGCCTGACATGAAGTGGTATTGGGTTGATATGGAAGCGCCAGATGTAGATGAAGCTTCACTGATGGCAGGTGTTTTTAAATTTCATTCACTTGCGATTGAGGATTGCTTCAATGATCTGCAGCGGCCAAAGATTGATTCTTATGCGTCGCACAATTTTTTCGTCCTTCATGCGTTAAATAAAAAAACGCTCGAGGCGGAAGAGGTGGATTGCTTTGTAGGAAAGAATTTTCTAGTCACCGTTCATATGAATGAGTCTCCTGGTATAAATAAACTTTGGACTCAAGTCCAAGGGGGAAGCCTTAAAGGGGATGGGGCCGCCATATTGTTTTATCGCGTGGTCGACCAGCTTGTGGATGAGTATTTCCCCATTCTTTATCGCATGGAAGATCGACTTGATCATATTGAGGACAACGTTAATTCGAAATCATATGGTTCGCTTATAGATGAAGTATTTAATATTCGCAGTCAACTGTTACATATTCGGCGGACGGTTTTGCCAATGAGAGACCTGTTGTATCGCATGCTGAACCTTGAGTCCTTATCCCATATACAAGCGCACAAAGCCTATTTCCGCGACATTCACGATCACCTTTTAAAATTAACTGAGCTTGTTGAATCATCACGTGAAATGACATCTGACATGCGTGATAGCTACCAAACGATTAATTCTAACCGTATGAATCAAATTATGATGACACTGACCATTGTGTCGACGATTTTTATCCCATTGACCTTTATTGCCGGTGTCTATGGCATGAATTTCGCTTATATGCCAGAGCTTCAAACGTCATATGGGTATTTTGTTGCACTGATCGTCATGGCTCTGATTACAATTATTATGCTCTGGCATTTTAAACGCAAAGGATGGTTTGACATATTTAAATAG
- a CDS encoding GNAT family N-acetyltransferase — protein sequence MAKLQLITPNVAYEQDYKAFYQDWQDSGRAIIPSVAKDLPADFAGYVQRLNDNAQGIGLEEGIVPNSTFWLVNEENNEVLGAVNIRHQLTPYLERVGGHIGFGLRPTARGKGYAKTMLALSLKEAKSLELEKVLITCDVDNVTSEKTILKNGGRRSTDEQTEEGIIVHRFWIDL from the coding sequence TTGGCGAAGCTTCAACTAATTACACCAAATGTAGCTTATGAGCAGGACTATAAGGCCTTTTACCAAGATTGGCAAGACAGTGGTCGTGCAATCATCCCATCCGTTGCCAAAGACCTTCCTGCCGATTTTGCTGGCTACGTGCAACGGCTTAATGATAATGCTCAGGGCATTGGCTTAGAGGAAGGAATCGTGCCGAATTCAACCTTCTGGCTCGTCAATGAAGAAAACAATGAGGTTCTCGGTGCAGTCAATATCCGTCATCAACTGACGCCTTATTTGGAACGAGTCGGTGGCCATATCGGTTTTGGCTTGCGTCCGACTGCTAGAGGCAAAGGGTATGCGAAGACAATGCTAGCACTGTCGCTAAAGGAAGCTAAATCGTTGGAGTTAGAAAAAGTGTTAATTACATGTGACGTTGATAACGTGACATCTGAGAAGACGATCTTGAAAAATGGCGGTCGACGAAGCACTGATGAACAGACGGAGGAAGGAATCATCGTTCATCGCTTTTGGATTGATCTATAA
- a CDS encoding VOC family protein has protein sequence MTALLDPSIRLENVVLTVRHLVTSIDFYENVVGLRIAEQTANEASFTADGKTVLLKIKEVPDAKVAPQRSAIGLYHFALLVPSRKALAVVLRRLIEKQIRLGQADHLVSEALYFSDPDGHGIEVYCDRPRDTWTYDTEGLVQMDNRAIDLQALLEEADGVPWEGVPKATVLGHIHLHVNDLVAAKRLYVDGLGFQLMSDWQHAGAQFVATGGYHHHVAYNLWAGTAPLPKNSVGLLSYSIVFPTEKSRKQTLARLTAANIPVQTENDGSLSIQDPAGVSVILDVPLSMNRQNGEKV, from the coding sequence ATGACTGCTTTACTTGACCCATCCATTCGTTTGGAAAATGTCGTGTTAACCGTTCGCCATTTGGTGACATCGATAGATTTTTATGAAAACGTCGTTGGGCTTCGTATTGCCGAGCAAACCGCCAACGAGGCGTCCTTTACCGCTGACGGAAAGACGGTCCTTCTGAAAATAAAAGAGGTTCCTGATGCAAAAGTTGCGCCTCAACGATCTGCCATTGGCTTGTATCATTTCGCCCTTCTTGTGCCGTCGCGAAAGGCGCTTGCCGTTGTCCTTCGTCGCCTTATTGAGAAACAGATTCGCCTCGGTCAAGCCGACCATTTGGTCAGTGAGGCATTGTATTTTTCAGATCCTGATGGCCATGGCATTGAGGTTTATTGTGACCGACCACGAGACACATGGACCTACGACACAGAAGGTCTGGTTCAGATGGACAATCGTGCGATTGATCTTCAGGCGTTGCTTGAGGAAGCTGATGGTGTTCCCTGGGAAGGTGTACCGAAAGCAACAGTTCTAGGTCATATTCATCTTCATGTCAATGATTTGGTTGCTGCAAAGAGACTATACGTCGACGGTCTTGGCTTTCAGCTCATGTCGGATTGGCAGCATGCTGGTGCTCAATTCGTGGCCACTGGAGGGTATCACCACCATGTCGCCTACAATCTTTGGGCAGGCACAGCACCTTTGCCAAAAAACAGTGTCGGATTGTTATCTTATTCCATTGTCTTTCCGACCGAGAAGAGCCGCAAGCAAACGCTCGCTCGTTTAACAGCTGCCAACATTCCTGTCCAGACTGAAAATGATGGCTCACTATCAATCCAAGACCCAGCTGGCGTGTCCGTCATTCTCGACGTGCCCCTATCAATGAACAGACAGAATGGAGAAAAAGTATAA